From the Paenibacillus sp. MMS20-IR301 genome, the window GTTCCACAGCACGATATGATCCTTCAGCTTCATGTTAGCTCTCAACTCCTGTTGTTTCATATTTCAAGTATATTTGATAATCGTTCTCAGTTGCAACGAATTTACTGAGGTACGCACGCCGGTTATGCATAGGATGTCTTGTCAGTCGTCATAATAACTTTAGCCATTCATGCAGAACTTACAAGAGAAAGGTAGAGCGAACCCTCATGACAAAACATAAGCAGTGGATCTTTGCCGTATTAACCCTTGTGTTGGCCGCAGCGCCGTTTGCCGGCGTATTTCTTGAAGATCATGCCGTGATCTATGCCCAGCCGCAGGCTTCAGCTTCAGCTATTACCGAAACAGATATTTCTGATTACGGGGAGGAGGCGCTGCCCGCTTTCGGTACAGTTCCGCTTAAGGTCGGATCGTCCGGCCAGGACGTATATGAGCTGCAGGGCAGACTGAAGTATCTTGGCTACTACGCCGGGGCGATTGACAGCCAGTTCGGGACCAAAACGAAAAATGCCGTCACCTGGTTCCAGTGGAAATTCGGCTTGAAGTCCGACGGGGTTGTCGGTGCCAAGACGAAGCTCAAGCTGTACAATGCAACGACTGCATGGAAGCCTACAGAGCCAAAAACCTCTACTGCGAAAAAGGAGAGCACATCATCCGGGAACACAACGGCTGCAGCTGGCACGGCCAAGAAGAACACAGCCGAGCTGTCTTCCGGGAATACTATGGGCCTGTCGGAGAATGATCTGAAAATCATGGCAAATGCCGTTTACGGGGAAGCCCGCGGGGAGCCTTTTGAGGGCCAGGTTGCCGTAGCCGCCGTTATTCTCAACCGGGTAAAATCACCGAGCTTTCCGAACACCCCTTCAGGAGTGATCTTCCAGCCGGGAGCCTTC encodes:
- the sleB gene encoding spore cortex-lytic enzyme; amino-acid sequence: MTKHKQWIFAVLTLVLAAAPFAGVFLEDHAVIYAQPQASASAITETDISDYGEEALPAFGTVPLKVGSSGQDVYELQGRLKYLGYYAGAIDSQFGTKTKNAVTWFQWKFGLKSDGVVGAKTKLKLYNATTAWKPTEPKTSTAKKESTSSGNTTAAAGTAKKNTAELSSGNTMGLSENDLKIMANAVYGEARGEPFEGQVAVAAVILNRVKSPSFPNTPSGVIFQPGAFTAVADGQIYLEPNEQARKAVQQALNGWDPSGGCIYYFNPKTATSKWIWTRPQVKTIGQHIFCM